GGAAATGCTTCTCGAACTTGCGTGCCCAGTCCGTCAATCCCGGATAGTCCGCTTCCCATTGCCCTTCGAAGCGGAGCTGCAGATAGCCGATGAGAGAGGCAAGCGCGAAGTGACCCGCATGCAGCTTCTTGCCGATCTTCGGCGGCTCGGCGTCGAGATGGGTGAGGGCGCGGCTGACCTTCGTCCACTGCCGGTCGATCCAGGGCTGATGCTGCTTCTCGGGCTCGCGAAGGCGCCGTTCGTAGACGATAGACAGCAGGCACTCGTTAGTGCCGTCGATCAGCGCTTCCAGAACTTCGATCTCCGTGCGCTTGCCCTTCTTCGATGGATAGAGCCCGCCTTCGCGCCGGTCGAAATAATGCATGATGGCGCGGCTGTCGAAAATCGCCTCGCCGTCGCCGGTTAGTAAGGTCGGGATCTTGCCGAGCGGGTTGTTGTCGATCAGCAGCGTCGGCCCGGCATTCGTGTCGACATGGATCTCCTCGAGCTTGATGCCGAGATGGCGTGCCGCCATGCGCACCTTGCTGGAGAAGGGGGAGGTGGACGAGCAAAGAAGTCTCATGAAATCACCTGTAGGTATGTGGGAAAATTCAATGCTCGCCGCGCAGCCAGAAGGCGCGCTGCGAGGCGAAGCGGTCCTGCGCCAGAATATCCTTCAAGGCCGGTAACAGTGCATGCAGTTCGTCCTTCAGCGTGAAGGGCG
The Rhizobium sp. 11515TR DNA segment above includes these coding regions:
- a CDS encoding glutathione S-transferase, which codes for MRLLCSSTSPFSSKVRMAARHLGIKLEEIHVDTNAGPTLLIDNNPLGKIPTLLTGDGEAIFDSRAIMHYFDRREGGLYPSKKGKRTEIEVLEALIDGTNECLLSIVYERRLREPEKQHQPWIDRQWTKVSRALTHLDAEPPKIGKKLHAGHFALASLIGYLQLRFEGQWEADYPGLTDWARKFEKHFPDFPAMKPQV